A single Pristis pectinata isolate sPriPec2 chromosome 22, sPriPec2.1.pri, whole genome shotgun sequence DNA region contains:
- the LOC127581768 gene encoding CD276 antigen-like yields MKYFLGFLVGIGFSLASVEFKVCTPEAPVTAVYGQYTVLTCSFPVQVEIPLEKLVINWQRVEKEEVVYSYYYGKEQPSHQSPRYSGRTSLFPEDFKNGNASLKLDWVRAEDVGQYLCFVGGLKGSGQGIVSLTFAAYYKEPNLLIKLIPSGMMFTFESRGYPAATVSWYNKERENISSLSETLYQQDGDGLYLLQSILKVSGANKSSSYTFLLRNDVLHQSISRTFDLSIETKADDISKRNKWMLALSLLTTEFGIILILAKALWRKEVSQQELEL; encoded by the exons atgaaatatttcctcGGTTTCTTGGTGGGAATTGGATTCAGTTTGGCTTCAG ttGAGTTTAAAGTTTGTACACCAGAAGCACCAGTGACTGCTGTCTATGGCCAGTACACAGTACTGACGTGTAGCTTCCCGGTTCAGGTTGAGATACCACTGGAGAAACTGGTCATCAACTGGCAACGTGTCGAGAAGGAGGAGGTTGTTTACAGTTATTATTATGGGAAAGAGCAACCAAGTCACCAAAGCCCTCGGTATTCAGGGAGGACAAGCTTATTCCCTGAAGACTTTAAAAATGGGAACGCTTCATTGAAGCTGGACTGGGTGAGAGCAGAGGATGTTGGACAGTACCTGTGCTTTGTCGGTGGTTTAAAAGGAAGTGGCCAAGGGATTGTCTCGCTCACTTTTGCAG caTACTATAAGGAACCAAACCTTTTAATCAAGTTAATACCATCTGGGATGATGTTCACATTTGAGTCTCGAGGTTATCCTGCAGCCACTGTTTCTTGGTACAATAAAGAAAGAGAGAACATTTCCTCACTGTCTGAGACCTTGTACCAACAAGATGGAGATGGTCTATACTTGTTGCAGAGTATTCTGAAAGTCAGTGGTGCCAACAAGAGTTCCAGCTACACTTTCCTGTTAAGAAATGATGTTTTACATCAATCAATTTCCAGAACTTTTGATCTTTCCATAG AAACAAAAGCTGATGacatttcaaaaagaaataagTGGATGCTGGCACTCTCTCTTCTCACCACTGAATTTGGAATCATTTTAATTCTGGCCAAAGCTTTGTGGAGGAAAGAAGTTTCACAACAGGAGCTAGAGTTGTGA